The genomic stretch CCTTTTGAGGCAGACCTATCCCCTGTAACACCACATCGCTCACCTCGGAGTAATGCTCTAAAAGATCATAGGTTTCCCCCTTGAGAAGCCACCGGGTCACGATATGCTCCAAAATGCCCAAGATCAGATGCCGGAGGATGTAGATATTTACATCTTTCCGGATGGCCCCCTCCTCCTGTCCCTCTTGAATGATCTCGAGGATCCGGCCCGTCAGGTTCTTGAAAGAGTCGTAGGCCATGGTCTTTGCAAACCCTTTATTCACCCTCATCTCGAGCATCAGGGTCCGGCCATAATCCGGGTTCGTCTTGAAAAAATAGAGATAATACCAGATGAACTTCCGGATTTTATTCACCGCTCCGGTGATCCCCTGTAAATGGAGCTCCAGCTCCTTGCAGAACTCTTTTGTCTTTTCGACGGGGATGGAGAAGAACAGGTCCTCTTTGTTCTTGAAATATTGATAGATCGTCCCCTCGGCCACGTTCGCCCTCTGGGCGATCTGGGAGATGGTCGAATTCTGGAAATTGTTTTTGCTGAAGACCTCGATGGCCGCTTCGATGATCAACTGCCTCTTTAAATCCTTTTTGGTCATCGTCGATTCCATCAAAATTGAGCCACATTCACTTTTAAACCAATTATAACGGTTTGTCAAGTGAATTTTAACTTTTTTTTCGAATATTTATAAAAATTGAATGATATTCATTCTTTGGCCGATTGAGACGTTTAAAAAATGGCCTCTCTGGGATCAGAGGGACCATGGCGATGTGCCGTGTCTTTTGGGTATTTCGGGGAAAATTTTTTGTTGACAACGAATTGGCGGGATGATAGTTTTATGAAAAAATTGAGAAGGAGGGTGGTCGATGAAACGAACTTTTATATTTGCCATTGTCCTATCTTTTGTCGTCTTTGGGTCGGGTTATGGCCATGCTCAACCCAAACCTGGTTGGCCAAAGTCCGTGACCATCGGGGCTGCACCTGTGGGCGGCGTCTTCTTCGTCTGGATGGGCGGATTCGCAAAGCTGCTCAATGACAAGATGGGCATCCCCGGAAACGTGGAGGTGACCGGAGGCCCTGTCCACAACACCCAGCTCACCGATGCCAAGCAGATCGACTTCGGCCCCGCGACCGCCGGCCCCCTGTGGGAGGGATGGACCGGGGAGGGCTGGGCAAAGGGGAAGAAACACCAGAACGTGAGGGTGATCTTCCCGATGTACACTTCATACTTCCAGATGTATTCTCTGAAGAAGACGGGGATCAAAAGCCTTCACGACCTCAATGGGAAGAGCGTGGGCGTGGGCCCGGTAGGGGGCACTCCTGCGACCTATTGGCCGAGGATCTTCGACATCCTCGGGATCAAGCCCTCCAGGATCGTCAACGCGGGCTCGTCGGACCTCAACTCCCAGCTCAAGGATGGAATGCTCGACGCCAACGGCCAGACCGTCGGGCTTCCCTGGGGGCTCATCAACGAGATCGAGACGACCCACGAGGTCAACGTCTATGGCGTTTCGAGCGTCGATGCCGATAAGGTCATTGCAAAATACCCTTATATCTCTAAAGCCAATATTCCCAAAGGGTTCTATAAAAGTAACAGGGATTATGAGGTCGAAACCGTCACCATCTGGAATTTCATGACCGTGCATAAAGACACCCCCGAAGATTTTGTCTACGAGGTGGTGAAGAAGACCTTCGAAAACGTCGATATCTTGATCGCCACCCATGCCTCCGCAAAAGAGACAAAACCGGAGGCCATCGTTCACAGCCCCATACCGCTGCATCCCGGAGCCGTGCGGTATTATCGGGAGAAAGGCATCAAGCTTCCTGACAAATTGATCCCTAAATAACCCCATCGAAGAGGCGTGGAAAGATGCGGATGATCCCCGGAGAGGGTCATCCGCATCTTTTTAAGAGGAGGGGACAGCCTATGGATCAAGAGAAAGCGGTTGACATCAAAGAGGTCGAAAAGAAGCTCGAGGAGATGCATATCCGGGACATCGAGGTTTCGGGCGGAA from Thermodesulfobacteriota bacterium encodes the following:
- a CDS encoding TetR/AcrR family transcriptional regulator produces the protein MESTMTKKDLKRQLIIEAAIEVFSKNNFQNSTISQIAQRANVAEGTIYQYFKNKEDLFFSIPVEKTKEFCKELELHLQGITGAVNKIRKFIWYYLYFFKTNPDYGRTLMLEMRVNKGFAKTMAYDSFKNLTGRILEIIQEGQEEGAIRKDVNIYILRHLILGILEHIVTRWLLKGETYDLLEHYSEVSDVVLQGIGLPQKG
- a CDS encoding TAXI family TRAP transporter solute-binding subunit; translated protein: MKRTFIFAIVLSFVVFGSGYGHAQPKPGWPKSVTIGAAPVGGVFFVWMGGFAKLLNDKMGIPGNVEVTGGPVHNTQLTDAKQIDFGPATAGPLWEGWTGEGWAKGKKHQNVRVIFPMYTSYFQMYSLKKTGIKSLHDLNGKSVGVGPVGGTPATYWPRIFDILGIKPSRIVNAGSSDLNSQLKDGMLDANGQTVGLPWGLINEIETTHEVNVYGVSSVDADKVIAKYPYISKANIPKGFYKSNRDYEVETVTIWNFMTVHKDTPEDFVYEVVKKTFENVDILIATHASAKETKPEAIVHSPIPLHPGAVRYYREKGIKLPDKLIPK